The Pirellulales bacterium DNA segment GGCCGACGACGTGACGCTCGTGCAGATCAGCCGCACTCGGCCGATTCTGAACCTGCACCGGTTGGAGGCACTCAACCCCGTGTTTGTCGCTTGCTGGGAGAAGCAATGACGTTGCCATTTTGGATTTTGGATTTTCGATTTTGGATTCGTTCAATCCAAAATCGACAATCCAGAATCCAAAATCAATCAAGTGGCCCGCTGGCTTTCAAGCAGGCGCGTGGTGCTCAGGCCCGGCACGAGCGGCAAGGTGACCACTTTGCCGCCGCGGCCGATCACGAAATCGGCCCCCGCGATTTGCGCAGCCGTGTAATCGTCGCCCTTCACTAAAATGTCGGGAGCCAGATGCCGCACCAACTGTTCCGGCCGCTCTTCGTCGAAAATGACCACGGCATCGACACACGCCAGGCCGGCCAAGAGCGCGGCGCGGTGGTCGTGCGAGATCACCGGCCGCGTGGGGCCTTTGTTGGCCTTCACCGAACTGTCGGAATTCAGCCCCACCACCAGCACCTCGCCGAGCTGCCGCGAACGCTCCAGGCACGAGAGGTGTCCCGCGTGCAGAAGATCGAAGCAGCCGTTGGTGAACACCACCCGCTTGCCGTGCTGCTGGGCCGCCTGCACCAGCTTCTTGGCGCCGGCCCAGTCGAGCACCTTCGGCGACAGCCCGCGGTAGACCGCGTCGAGCTCGGCCGCGTGGACGACATAGGTGCCCGGCTTGCCGACCGCGATGCCCGCCGCCAGCACCGACAATCGGCAGGCCGATTCCATCTCCCATCCCGCGGCCAGGCAGGCCGCCAAGACCGCCACGACCGTGTCGCCCGCACCCGTGACGTCGGCCACTTCGCGGGCCTCGGCGGGAATATGCGCGACGCCATGTTCGGAGGCGACCGTCATGCCGTCGGGGCCGCGCGTGACCACCATGGTATCGAGCGCGAGCCGCTCGCGCAATTCGGCGGCGGCGGCGGCGAAGTCGTCGTCGCCTTGGATGCGCCGGCTGAGGGCCCGTTCGGCTTCCATTTGGTTGGGGGCCAACAAGGTCGCGCCGGCATAGGACGCGAAATCGTGCTTTTTGCCGTCGACCAGGCAGGGTACTCCGGTGTCGCGGCAATGCCCGATCAGTCGCCGCAGCAAGCCGTCGTCGAGGGTGCCCTTGTCATAGTCGGCCAACACCACCACGCCATGATTGGCAACTTCAGACAACAGCCGCGGGGCGATTTCGGCAGCGGCCGCAGTCAAGGCTTCGCGGGATCCTTCGCGGTCGAGCCTGACGAGCTGCTGAAAGGCGCCGGCGATGATGCGGGTCTTGGAGATGGTGGTGGCCAGCGGGGCCGCATACAGCTCGTCGGTCAGCAGGGCGTTCTGAGAAAGGATCTCGCGCAGCGTTTGGCCATCGGCGTCGACACCGATCACGCCGGCCAACGTCGCCCGGCAGCCCAGGCCGGCCAGCGATGCCGCCACGTGTCCGGCGCCGCCGGCGCAGCAATGTTCCTGTCGCACATTGACCACGGGCACGGGCGCTTCGGGCGAAATGCGATCGACGTGGCCGGCGATGCGGCGGTCGAGCATTACGTCACCGACGACCAAGGCGGATACTTGCCCCTCGAACTCGCGGACTGATTGCATGGAAAAGCGTGAGCCGGATTGCCCACCCCGGAGAGGATGCGAATCCTCAAGTTTATTTGCGGCCACGCCGGTTGCCAAGCCGCCCGGCTGCGATCTAAGATCCGCAAAAACCCGCGGAAACGGCCGGTCCTAAAATTTTCAAGATAGGTACTTGCAATCCTCGCAGTTCCGATTATCATTACGGCCAGCGTTACTTTCCTATTTTGCCAGCCAGCGCGTGGCGGCAAAATCTTCCGCCCCACGCGGGGCCATTTCCAGTGGGGTACTGCGGCAGCCGTGGAAGGCTGCTGGGTCTAGCCCATGGAAGGCAACGGTATGCCCGCCAGAAACCGGCACGAACACCGGTGGAGTTTTTTTCTGCTTCGAACGTTAACTGACTAACACCTTATTTTCGCACCCGGAGGAACCAATCATGCAGACATGGCCCCGCAACCCGCTACGGAAGAAAAAGAGCAGCAAGTCAAACACAAAAAGCAGCAGCAACCGCCGCCGGCTTAGTTTTCAGGGGCGAGCCGAATCCCTGGAAACGAGGTTGATGTTGTCGATCACCGCGGTGACGCCCCAGGCGATCTCCGTAGCCGAAGGCACGGTGGCCACCGAAACGGCCACCTTCACGGCCTCGGATACCGGACCTTTTACCGCGACCATTGCTTGGGGCGACGGCAGCGTTAGCGCCGGCGCCGTCAGCGGCGCGGCGAGCCCTTTCACCGTCACGGGCACGCACACCTATCTGGACGAACTGGCCGGCACGGCCACCGTCACGGTCAGCGACACCTTCGATTCGACCTCGAATTCCGGGACTGCCGCGGCCACCATAAGCGAGGCCGACACGCTGACGATCAAGAGCACGCCCACGATCGGCGCCACCGAAGGAACGGCCTTCAGCAGCACCGCGCTGGCCACGTTCACCACCAGCTACGCCGCCAACCCGACCAGCGACTTCTCGGCCACGATCGACTGGGGCGACGGCAGCAGCGCAACGGCGGGCACCGTCACTGGCTCCGCCGGCACGCTGACCGTCGGCGGCACTCACCTCTATACCGATGAACTGGCGGCGGGAACCACCGCCACGGTCCTCTTGAGCGACGACTCGCCGGGTACGGCCACCGCCGTCGCCACCGGCACCGCCGCCGTGTCCGAAGCCGATACGCTGACGGCCCTGACGACGCCGGCCATCAGCGCCACCGAAGGCACGACCTTTACCAGCGCTGCCTTGGCCACGTTCAGCAGCAGCTATGCCAGCAACGCGGCCAGCGACTTCACGGCCACGATCGCCTGGGGCGATGGCTCGATGAGCGCGGGCACCGTCAC contains these protein-coding regions:
- a CDS encoding bifunctional heptose 7-phosphate kinase/heptose 1-phosphate adenyltransferase, with protein sequence MQSVREFEGQVSALVVGDVMLDRRIAGHVDRISPEAPVPVVNVRQEHCCAGGAGHVAASLAGLGCRATLAGVIGVDADGQTLREILSQNALLTDELYAAPLATTISKTRIIAGAFQQLVRLDREGSREALTAAAAEIAPRLLSEVANHGVVVLADYDKGTLDDGLLRRLIGHCRDTGVPCLVDGKKHDFASYAGATLLAPNQMEAERALSRRIQGDDDFAAAAAELRERLALDTMVVTRGPDGMTVASEHGVAHIPAEAREVADVTGAGDTVVAVLAACLAAGWEMESACRLSVLAAGIAVGKPGTYVVHAAELDAVYRGLSPKVLDWAGAKKLVQAAQQHGKRVVFTNGCFDLLHAGHLSCLERSRQLGEVLVVGLNSDSSVKANKGPTRPVISHDHRAALLAGLACVDAVVIFDEERPEQLVRHLAPDILVKGDDYTAAQIAGADFVIGRGGKVVTLPLVPGLSTTRLLESQRAT